One genomic segment of Rhizobium viscosum includes these proteins:
- a CDS encoding L-threonylcarbamoyladenylate synthase — translation MARIIDIKADRQTALEAGCAALAGGFAIAIPTETVYGLAADATNPAAITRIYETKGRPRFNPLICHMADLAMAEAYAEFDPISRALAEAFWPGPLTLVLPLKSGTAIHALATAGLDSVGIRIPKGFTGDLIRAFGRPLAAPSANTSGKVSATSAAHVEADLGAKIPLILDAGASTVGVESTIVKVENGELRLLRPGGLPAKEIERVAGKRLLRSKKASAAIEAPGMLASHYAPGAAVRLEATALEPGEALIAFGPDRVAGAEQAAIALNLSPRGDLSEAAANLFDYMKKADASGAAVIAFSPIPDEGLGEAINDRLRRAAAPRE, via the coding sequence ATGGCAAGAATAATCGACATCAAGGCGGACAGGCAGACGGCACTCGAAGCCGGCTGCGCGGCACTTGCCGGAGGCTTTGCGATCGCCATTCCGACCGAGACGGTCTACGGCCTTGCCGCCGACGCCACCAATCCGGCGGCGATCACCCGCATCTACGAGACCAAGGGGCGGCCACGCTTCAATCCGCTGATCTGCCACATGGCGGATCTTGCGATGGCGGAAGCCTATGCAGAATTCGACCCGATCTCCCGCGCGCTCGCAGAGGCCTTCTGGCCCGGCCCGCTGACGCTGGTGCTGCCGCTGAAATCAGGTACCGCGATCCATGCGCTGGCGACCGCGGGTCTCGACAGCGTCGGCATCCGCATACCCAAGGGTTTTACCGGCGATCTGATCCGCGCCTTCGGGCGGCCGCTTGCGGCACCGAGCGCCAATACGTCAGGCAAGGTGAGCGCCACAAGTGCAGCCCATGTCGAGGCTGATCTCGGGGCAAAGATACCTCTCATCCTTGACGCTGGCGCCAGCACTGTCGGCGTGGAATCGACGATCGTAAAGGTCGAGAACGGCGAACTGCGCCTGCTGCGGCCGGGCGGACTGCCGGCTAAGGAGATAGAGCGGGTGGCCGGCAAGCGTTTGCTGCGTTCCAAGAAAGCAAGCGCGGCGATCGAAGCGCCGGGCATGCTCGCCTCGCATTACGCACCGGGCGCGGCTGTCCGGCTCGAAGCCACAGCGCTGGAACCGGGTGAAGCGTTGATTGCCTTCGGTCCAGACAGGGTGGCAGGCGCCGAGCAAGCAGCGATCGCGCTGAACCTCAGCCCGCGTGGCGATCTCTCGGAAGCGGCCGCAAATCTTTTCGACTACATGAAGAAGGCCGATGCCAGCGGCGCGGCCGTGATCGCCTTCTCGCCAATCCCCGACGAAGGACTTGGAGAGGCAATCAACGACCGGCTGCGGCGAGCGGCGGCACCGCGCGAGTGA
- a CDS encoding crotonase/enoyl-CoA hydratase family protein: MSDPIIIERSADHPAVQLIRFNRPEKKNAFTRAMYRTMTDALNTANADTDIRVTVFLGTEGCFSAGNDISDFLAVAMGGSMGQELIDFLYALVNAEKPLVSGVDGLAIGIGTTLNLHCDLTVASDRSHFRTPFVDLALVPEAGSSLIVPRIMGHQRAFAMLVAGEALMAEDAKEAGLIWKVTTPEEVEGQTIAAAAKLAAKPPEALKIARDLVGGPREEIIARIDEEARHFAARMRSDEARAAFEAFMRR; the protein is encoded by the coding sequence ATGAGCGATCCCATCATCATCGAACGGTCTGCAGATCATCCGGCCGTCCAGCTCATCCGTTTCAACCGGCCGGAAAAGAAGAATGCCTTCACTCGCGCCATGTACCGTACCATGACCGACGCGCTGAATACGGCCAATGCCGATACCGATATCCGGGTGACGGTCTTTCTCGGCACCGAAGGCTGCTTCTCGGCCGGCAATGATATCAGCGATTTTCTCGCCGTGGCCATGGGCGGCAGCATGGGCCAGGAACTGATCGATTTTCTCTATGCACTCGTCAATGCCGAAAAGCCGCTCGTCTCGGGCGTCGATGGTCTGGCGATCGGCATCGGCACGACGCTCAACCTGCATTGCGACCTGACTGTTGCCTCTGACCGCAGCCATTTCCGCACGCCCTTCGTCGATCTGGCGCTGGTCCCGGAGGCGGGCTCGAGCCTGATCGTCCCGCGCATTATGGGCCATCAGCGCGCCTTCGCCATGCTCGTTGCCGGCGAGGCCTTGATGGCTGAGGATGCGAAGGAAGCCGGCCTGATCTGGAAGGTGACGACGCCGGAAGAGGTGGAAGGCCAGACGATCGCTGCGGCCGCAAAGCTTGCCGCCAAACCGCCGGAAGCGTTGAAGATCGCTCGCGACCTCGTTGGCGGCCCGCGGGAGGAGATCATCGCGCGCATCGATGAAGAGGCCCGCCACTTCGCCGCCCGCATGAGAAGTGATGAGGCGCGCGCTGCCTTCGAGGCTTTCATGCGCCGCTGA
- a CDS encoding DUF6656 family protein, whose protein sequence is MAKLRYFDTREEPKLIEPRLQTKHSEFLRTGRISRRREDWLPEERRYLTHEEVAEKTARKLQAAGEKTHQNINGFHRTIQFPKMIFHRTLADSPHLGYCHVTAARTKFARYDEVAWAFYIANFYSDIGDNDNFFDNIAVQNSRMYFAVAIKPGESTPERMVVDRSVRGNGLLFRTNDPQIAIRNILLLGARNEQLRQIIRQL, encoded by the coding sequence ATGGCCAAACTCCGATATTTTGACACGCGGGAAGAGCCCAAACTCATCGAGCCGCGGCTTCAAACCAAGCATTCGGAATTCCTGCGCACCGGCCGTATCAGCCGCCGTCGCGAAGACTGGCTCCCGGAGGAGCGCCGCTACCTCACCCATGAGGAAGTCGCTGAAAAGACCGCACGCAAGCTGCAGGCCGCCGGCGAAAAGACCCACCAGAACATCAACGGCTTCCACCGCACGATCCAGTTTCCGAAGATGATCTTCCACCGGACACTGGCCGACAGCCCGCATCTCGGCTACTGCCACGTCACGGCCGCGCGCACCAAATTTGCCCGCTACGACGAAGTGGCCTGGGCCTTCTACATCGCCAACTTCTATTCCGACATCGGCGACAACGACAATTTCTTCGACAATATCGCGGTGCAGAATTCCCGCATGTATTTCGCCGTGGCGATCAAGCCGGGTGAAAGCACGCCGGAGAGGATGGTGGTCGATCGCTCCGTGCGCGGCAACGGCCTGCTCTTCCGCACCAACGATCCGCAGATCGCCATCCGCAACATCCTCCTGCTCGGCGCCCGCAACGAGCAGCTTCGCCAGATCATCCGCCAGCTTTAA
- a CDS encoding acyl-CoA dehydrogenase has protein sequence MYKAPVEEIAFTLKHVAGMAEAIDSGLLGDLGEDLVDAILAEAGRFATEEIAPLADIGDRQGARLSNGEVKTPDGWRDLYRNWAAGGWNGLTAPEEFGGQALPHMLNVAALEMWNSGSMAFALCPTLTMGAIEALNVHGSAALKEKYLARMVSGEWTGTMNLTEPHAGSDLGVLKARAERRDDGSYRIFGQKIFITWGEHDAADNIIHLVLARLPGAPAGTRGISLFLVPKFLVNDDGSLGARNDLHCHSLEHKLGIHGSPTCTMIYGDGKFGDEKGAIGWLIGEENKGLACMFTMMNNARLAVGMQGVAICEAATQKAIAYARERTQGKAPGWSGSGMSPIIDHPDVIRMLLTMKALTQGSRAIAYACAHAIDMAHRANERREYWQERAALLTPIAKSFATDAGVDVASLGIQVHGGMGFIEETGAARYLRDARIAPIYEGTNGIQAIDLVTRKLPLSDGKQVRGFIAELKAIAEAVRSSNLDGFGATADRVDSALADLEEATSWLLARLAEGKSAETLSGATPYQRLFGLALTGCYLAKGGLARTAEGAGEGRIALCRFVAENLLSETAALKDRVVNGADSLAAARAVLA, from the coding sequence ATGTATAAAGCGCCTGTCGAGGAAATCGCGTTCACGCTGAAGCATGTCGCCGGCATGGCAGAGGCGATCGACAGTGGCCTTTTGGGCGATCTTGGCGAGGATCTCGTCGATGCCATCCTGGCCGAGGCGGGACGATTCGCCACGGAGGAAATCGCCCCTCTGGCCGACATAGGCGACCGCCAGGGCGCCCGCCTTTCCAACGGTGAGGTGAAGACGCCGGACGGCTGGCGCGATCTCTACCGCAACTGGGCAGCCGGCGGCTGGAACGGCCTGACCGCGCCGGAAGAATTCGGCGGGCAGGCCTTGCCGCATATGCTGAATGTAGCAGCGTTGGAGATGTGGAATTCCGGCTCCATGGCTTTCGCGCTCTGCCCGACACTGACCATGGGCGCGATCGAGGCCCTGAATGTACATGGCAGTGCCGCCCTCAAGGAAAAATATCTGGCGCGCATGGTGTCCGGTGAATGGACCGGCACGATGAACCTCACGGAACCTCATGCCGGTTCCGATCTCGGCGTCCTGAAGGCGCGTGCCGAACGCCGCGACGACGGCAGCTACCGCATCTTCGGCCAGAAGATCTTCATCACCTGGGGCGAGCATGACGCGGCCGACAACATCATTCATCTCGTGCTCGCCCGCCTGCCGGGTGCACCTGCTGGCACGCGCGGCATCTCGCTCTTCCTCGTGCCGAAATTCCTCGTCAATGATGACGGCTCGCTCGGTGCCCGCAATGATCTTCACTGCCATTCACTGGAGCACAAGCTCGGCATCCACGGCTCGCCCACCTGCACCATGATCTACGGCGACGGCAAATTCGGTGACGAGAAGGGGGCGATCGGCTGGCTGATCGGCGAGGAGAACAAGGGTCTCGCGTGCATGTTCACGATGATGAATAACGCCCGCCTCGCTGTCGGCATGCAGGGTGTCGCGATCTGCGAGGCGGCGACGCAGAAGGCGATCGCCTATGCCAGGGAGCGCACGCAGGGCAAGGCCCCTGGCTGGAGCGGCTCCGGTATGAGCCCGATCATCGACCATCCCGATGTCATCAGGATGCTGCTGACCATGAAGGCCCTGACGCAGGGCTCGCGCGCCATCGCCTATGCCTGCGCACACGCGATCGACATGGCTCATCGCGCCAATGAGCGACGCGAATACTGGCAGGAGCGCGCTGCGCTGCTTACGCCGATTGCCAAATCCTTCGCGACGGATGCAGGCGTCGATGTCGCCTCCCTCGGCATCCAGGTGCACGGCGGTATGGGTTTCATTGAGGAGACAGGCGCTGCCCGTTATCTCCGCGATGCGCGCATCGCCCCGATCTACGAAGGCACGAACGGTATTCAGGCGATCGATCTTGTCACCCGCAAACTGCCTTTGTCTGATGGCAAGCAGGTCAGGGGCTTTATTGCCGAGCTGAAGGCGATCGCAGAGGCTGTCCGCAGTTCAAACCTCGACGGTTTCGGCGCGACGGCCGACAGGGTGGATTCCGCCCTTGCAGATCTGGAGGAGGCGACAAGCTGGCTTCTCGCGCGCCTTGCCGAGGGCAAGTCAGCCGAGACCCTGTCGGGCGCAACGCCCTATCAACGTCTGTTCGGCCTTGCTCTCACCGGCTGCTATCTCGCCAAAGGCGGCCTTGCCCGCACCGCGGAAGGGGCAGGCGAGGGCCGCATCGCGCTCTGCCGTTTCGTAGCCGAAAACCTTTTGTCCGAAACAGCGGCGCTGAAAGACCGTGTCGTCAACGGTGCCGACAGCCTTGCCGCTGCCCGCGCCGTTCTTGCTTAA
- a CDS encoding TlyA family RNA methyltransferase: MSDQNSQRLDQLLVTLGLFASRSRARDAVARGTVKVAGKVVTKAGAVFGANAAIEIDDPAQDYVSRAALKLVAALDHFGLDPAGRHCLDVGASTGGFTEVLLERGAAHVTAIDVGHGQIHPRISADPRVTNIEGLNARNLTAEDIGQPVDFIVSDVSFISLKLALAPALDIAEPAALAAILVKPQFEAGREAIGKGGLLKDPTSGPAVAAELERWFTKDMGWKSFGLIPSPISGGDGNQEFLLAGTKA; encoded by the coding sequence TCACCCTCGGCCTCTTTGCGAGCCGCTCGCGGGCGCGAGACGCCGTGGCACGTGGCACGGTGAAGGTCGCCGGCAAGGTGGTGACGAAGGCCGGCGCCGTCTTCGGCGCCAATGCGGCAATCGAGATCGACGACCCGGCGCAGGATTATGTTTCGCGCGCAGCATTGAAGCTGGTGGCAGCACTCGATCACTTCGGGCTCGACCCGGCGGGACGGCACTGTCTCGATGTCGGCGCTTCGACCGGCGGCTTCACGGAAGTGCTGCTGGAGCGGGGAGCTGCGCATGTGACGGCAATCGATGTCGGCCACGGGCAGATACATCCGAGGATATCGGCAGATCCGCGCGTGACCAATATCGAAGGGCTCAATGCCCGCAATCTGACGGCTGAGGATATCGGCCAGCCCGTGGATTTCATCGTCTCCGACGTCTCGTTCATCTCGCTGAAACTGGCGCTTGCTCCGGCGCTCGATATTGCAGAGCCGGCAGCGCTTGCAGCGATCCTCGTCAAGCCGCAATTCGAGGCGGGGCGCGAGGCGATCGGCAAGGGCGGGCTGCTCAAGGATCCGACTTCCGGCCCGGCCGTGGCGGCTGAGCTGGAGCGATGGTTCACTAAAGATATGGGCTGGAAGAGTTTCGGGCTCATCCCCTCGCCCATTTCGGGCGGAGACGGCAATCAGGAATTTCTATTGGCAGGGACAAAAGCGTGA
- a CDS encoding ArsR/SmtB family transcription factor, which translates to MPNQSHVLDLMFQALADPARRSMVDRLCKGPASVKELAEPLSMALPSVLQHLQMLEASGLVRSEKTGRVRTCRIEPQALRSAEAWINERRTLWEHRLDRLGAYLEANPEMPDKPEKQNEKE; encoded by the coding sequence ATGCCTAACCAATCGCATGTACTTGATTTGATGTTTCAGGCGCTGGCCGACCCCGCCCGGCGCAGCATGGTGGACCGGCTCTGCAAAGGGCCAGCCTCTGTAAAAGAGCTGGCGGAGCCATTGTCCATGGCGCTGCCTTCCGTTCTCCAGCATCTGCAGATGCTGGAAGCGAGCGGCCTCGTGCGTTCGGAAAAAACCGGCCGCGTGCGTACCTGCCGGATCGAGCCGCAGGCGCTGCGCTCCGCCGAAGCCTGGATCAACGAGCGCCGCACGCTCTGGGAGCACCGTCTCGACAGGCTGGGCGCATATCTCGAAGCCAATCCGGAAATGCCTGACAAACCCGAGAAGCAGAACGAAAAGGAGTAA
- a CDS encoding class I SAM-dependent RNA methyltransferase produces the protein MSTETITIDRLGAQGDGIANGKDGPVYVPFTLPGETVAIARVKNQGTVMSIASASADRQEPPCRHFGPDGVNGTCGGCTLQHMADVPYRAFKRQLVIDALKSKGLTPEVGEIVAAHPGERRRVVFAARKTEKDMLVGFNQAESHHIVAIEECPISSAGIISRLPAIKAVGAAVATNADAFRIAVLETLSGLDLSVEGVKKLSDQQRRKAVEVVLGLRGIARVSLDGEILIEPAKPIVEFGGIRVSPPAGGFTQATKPAEEAMAKLVLAHVGKAKRIADLFAGAGTFSLQLARLGRVHAVEGDGKAIAALDYAARNTQGLKPVTVEKRDLFRRPLMTSELKVFDAVVFDPPRAGAEFQCKELARSIVKKVVAVSCNPLTLARDLAILVEGGYRITSVTPIDQFLWTSHVEVVATLEK, from the coding sequence GTGAGCACGGAAACCATCACCATCGACAGGCTCGGCGCACAGGGCGACGGTATCGCCAACGGCAAGGACGGACCTGTCTATGTGCCCTTCACGCTGCCGGGAGAGACGGTCGCGATCGCCCGCGTCAAGAACCAGGGCACGGTCATGTCGATCGCGTCAGCCTCCGCCGACCGGCAGGAGCCGCCCTGCCGGCATTTCGGGCCGGACGGAGTCAACGGCACCTGCGGCGGCTGCACACTGCAGCATATGGCAGATGTGCCCTATCGCGCCTTCAAGCGGCAGCTCGTCATCGATGCGCTGAAATCCAAGGGACTGACGCCCGAGGTCGGCGAAATCGTTGCCGCCCATCCCGGCGAACGTCGGCGCGTCGTCTTTGCGGCACGCAAGACCGAAAAGGATATGCTTGTTGGTTTCAACCAGGCCGAAAGCCATCACATCGTCGCCATAGAGGAATGTCCCATCTCGTCGGCGGGGATCATCTCCCGGCTGCCGGCGATCAAGGCGGTTGGAGCGGCGGTCGCGACCAATGCCGATGCTTTCCGCATCGCAGTTCTGGAGACCTTGTCGGGCCTCGATCTCTCGGTAGAGGGCGTCAAGAAGCTGTCGGACCAGCAGCGTCGCAAGGCCGTCGAGGTCGTACTCGGCCTTCGCGGCATTGCCCGCGTCTCTCTTGATGGTGAAATCCTGATCGAGCCGGCCAAGCCGATCGTCGAGTTCGGCGGTATCCGGGTCTCTCCGCCTGCCGGCGGCTTCACGCAGGCGACGAAGCCCGCCGAAGAGGCAATGGCAAAGCTGGTGCTTGCGCATGTCGGCAAGGCCAAGCGGATCGCCGATCTCTTTGCCGGCGCCGGCACCTTTTCGCTGCAGCTTGCCCGTCTCGGCCGCGTGCATGCCGTTGAAGGCGACGGCAAGGCGATTGCGGCACTCGACTACGCGGCGCGCAATACGCAGGGCCTGAAGCCGGTGACCGTCGAAAAGCGCGATCTCTTCCGCCGCCCGCTGATGACCTCGGAGCTCAAAGTCTTCGACGCCGTCGTCTTCGATCCGCCACGGGCAGGCGCGGAGTTCCAGTGCAAGGAGCTGGCGCGCTCGATCGTCAAGAAGGTCGTGGCCGTCAGCTGCAATCCGCTGACGCTTGCCCGCGACCTCGCCATCCTGGTCGAGGGCGGCTACCGGATTACATCAGTCACGCCCATCGACCAGTTCCTCTGGACCTCGCATGTCGAGGTAGTGGCAACGCTGGAAAAGTAG
- a CDS encoding BA14K family protein, translated as MFGLSKKVATAVMAAAVVVTSFVPSQAIQMPAAPQVEKSSPVENVQYRRYYRPGYRPGYYPGYRPAYRPGWYGGYRGYSYYRPGYRHYNGYWYPLAAFGAGAIIGGAIAAQPRYYAPAPAPSGINPSHVAWCENRYRSYRVYDNTFQPYNGPRQQCYSPYY; from the coding sequence ATGTTTGGGCTGAGTAAGAAGGTCGCGACTGCGGTTATGGCCGCCGCTGTCGTTGTGACGAGCTTCGTGCCGTCGCAGGCAATCCAGATGCCGGCCGCCCCGCAGGTGGAAAAGTCTTCACCTGTCGAAAACGTCCAGTACCGCCGTTACTATCGTCCGGGCTATCGCCCCGGCTACTATCCGGGCTACCGCCCGGCCTATCGGCCCGGTTGGTACGGCGGCTATCGCGGCTATTCCTATTATCGTCCGGGCTATCGTCACTATAACGGCTATTGGTATCCGCTGGCAGCCTTTGGTGCCGGCGCGATCATAGGCGGCGCCATCGCCGCTCAGCCGCGCTACTATGCACCCGCACCGGCTCCCTCGGGTATCAATCCGAGCCATGTTGCCTGGTGCGAAAACCGCTACCGTTCCTACAGGGTCTACGACAACACGTTCCAGCCCTATAATGGTCCGCGCCAGCAGTGCTATTCGCCCTACTATTGA
- a CDS encoding SRPBCC family protein: protein MQEEYSTLHSTFSIERTYDVPAPRVFAAWSDPKARLQWEAIGENFTTTYTENDFRVGGRDISRFNFGKSDEYVADARYEDIVRDRRIIYAYTMSHNERRISSSLTTISLTPVAEGTHVVVTEQITILDGGDKVEYRQAGIAGQLDQLGRYLAGEKVG, encoded by the coding sequence ATGCAGGAAGAGTACAGCACCCTTCATTCCACCTTCTCCATCGAGCGCACCTATGATGTGCCGGCCCCGCGTGTCTTCGCCGCCTGGTCCGATCCGAAGGCGCGCCTGCAGTGGGAAGCGATCGGCGAGAACTTCACCACCACTTATACGGAGAATGATTTCCGCGTCGGCGGCCGCGATATCAGCCGGTTCAACTTCGGCAAGAGTGACGAATATGTCGCCGACGCCCGCTATGAGGATATCGTCAGGGATCGCCGCATCATCTACGCCTATACGATGTCCCACAATGAGCGGCGCATCTCCTCGTCGCTGACGACAATCAGCCTGACGCCGGTGGCTGAAGGCACGCATGTCGTGGTGACGGAGCAGATCACCATCCTCGACGGCGGCGACAAGGTGGAATACCGCCAGGCCGGCATCGCCGGACAACTCGACCAGCTCGGCCGCTATCTCGCCGGCGAAAAGGTCGGCTGA
- a CDS encoding aromatic ring-hydroxylating oxygenase subunit alpha, whose protein sequence is MDIRSNVLRQLKSRREGFSLEQPFYIDEDYFRLDMEMIYYRDWLFIGHDCELPKPGAYFTVQIGEYPVVIVRGRDNVIRAFHNSCRHRGSRVCTKEHGSSVRLVCPYHQWTYDLDGKLAFARHMGDDFDKSGYGLKPVHCEIVAGYVFICLANSAPDFQTVRDKIEPYMAPHHIGEAKIAFQSTIIEKGNWKLVWENNRECYHCAANHPELCRTYPEAPSVTGTDGGADDPEIAGHWARCEAAGLPSKFQISPDGQFRTARMPLIEDAESYTMSGRPAVKRPLSDDVKISHIGTMLLFHYPTTWNHLLGDHAISFRVLPLSANETAVTTKWIVHKDAVEGVDYNLEELTHVWTETNDQDRRIVEENAFGIRSPAYEPGPYSQVHEGGVMQFLEWYSNFMINRLQGDQAKLSVVA, encoded by the coding sequence ATGGATATTCGCAGCAACGTTTTGCGCCAGCTCAAGAGCCGCCGCGAGGGTTTCAGTCTCGAACAGCCCTTCTACATTGACGAGGATTATTTCCGTCTGGACATGGAGATGATCTATTATCGCGACTGGCTGTTCATCGGTCATGATTGCGAACTGCCGAAGCCAGGCGCCTACTTTACCGTCCAGATCGGCGAGTATCCCGTCGTCATCGTGCGTGGACGCGACAATGTCATTCGTGCCTTCCACAATAGCTGTCGCCATCGCGGCTCGCGTGTCTGCACCAAGGAGCACGGCTCGTCGGTACGCCTGGTCTGCCCCTATCACCAGTGGACCTACGATCTCGACGGCAAGCTCGCCTTCGCGCGCCATATGGGCGATGATTTCGACAAGAGCGGCTACGGGCTGAAACCGGTCCATTGCGAAATCGTCGCCGGTTACGTCTTCATCTGCCTCGCCAATAGCGCGCCGGACTTCCAGACCGTACGCGACAAGATCGAGCCCTATATGGCGCCCCACCATATCGGTGAGGCTAAGATCGCCTTCCAGAGCACCATCATCGAGAAGGGCAACTGGAAGCTGGTATGGGAGAATAACCGCGAGTGCTATCACTGCGCCGCAAACCATCCCGAGCTCTGCCGCACCTATCCGGAGGCGCCGAGCGTTACCGGCACGGATGGTGGCGCCGATGATCCGGAGATCGCCGGTCACTGGGCGCGCTGCGAGGCGGCCGGCCTGCCGAGCAAGTTCCAGATCTCGCCTGACGGACAATTCCGCACCGCCCGCATGCCGCTGATCGAGGATGCCGAAAGCTACACCATGTCGGGCCGGCCGGCCGTCAAGCGCCCGCTTTCCGACGACGTGAAGATCAGCCATATCGGCACGATGCTTCTCTTCCACTATCCGACGACCTGGAACCATCTGCTCGGCGACCACGCCATCTCCTTCCGCGTGCTGCCGCTCAGCGCCAACGAGACGGCGGTGACGACCAAATGGATCGTCCACAAGGATGCGGTCGAAGGCGTCGATTATAATCTTGAGGAGCTGACGCACGTCTGGACCGAAACCAATGACCAGGATCGCCGCATCGTCGAAGAGAATGCCTTCGGCATCCGCTCGCCGGCCTATGAGCCAGGTCCTTATTCGCAGGTCCACGAGGGCGGGGTCATGCAGTTCCTCGAATGGTATTCGAACTTCATGATCAACCGTTTGCAGGGCGATCAGGCCAAGCTCTCGGTCGTTGCCTGA
- a CDS encoding transporter: MDTLPVNIPGLVWAYRFSPESKRAARLQNSATAAELTADDGFYWLHLNLADARVPALLDTLGVMDEAKSALTTRDTHAVLTVDEQMLYGTLVDCQREFDQDTADLGWLHFAISDRFIITTRLQPLRSVERTRVMIEKNPGKFTRPVDLFELLVTEFQRTLISVVMELTEELNLIEDFVYDNAPRDERRRLAPVRRTIVRLHRHLRTVLALMRRAAASDEDEMPFGFDDIAGRLTSRLETVDHDVYALQDRARLLHEEIDSKLSSETNRHLYILSIMTAFLLPPTLVTGFFGMNTANLPFAVGDYGTEYAVGLIVASIVFAWWLLKRVRIL; the protein is encoded by the coding sequence ATGGATACCTTGCCCGTCAACATACCCGGCCTCGTATGGGCCTACCGTTTCTCGCCGGAAAGCAAGAGGGCGGCGCGACTGCAAAACAGCGCGACGGCCGCTGAGCTAACCGCGGACGACGGTTTCTATTGGCTGCATCTCAACCTCGCCGATGCCCGCGTGCCCGCCCTACTCGACACGCTCGGCGTAATGGATGAAGCCAAGTCGGCGCTGACCACGCGCGACACGCACGCGGTTCTGACTGTCGACGAACAGATGCTCTACGGCACGCTGGTGGACTGCCAGCGCGAATTCGACCAGGACACGGCCGATCTCGGCTGGCTGCATTTCGCTATCTCCGATCGTTTCATCATCACAACGCGCCTGCAGCCGCTGAGAAGCGTGGAGCGGACGCGCGTGATGATCGAGAAGAATCCGGGCAAGTTCACCCGCCCAGTCGATCTCTTCGAACTGCTTGTGACCGAGTTCCAGCGTACGCTGATATCAGTCGTCATGGAGCTCACCGAAGAGCTCAACCTGATCGAGGACTTCGTCTACGACAATGCGCCGCGGGACGAACGCCGCAGGCTTGCTCCCGTCCGCCGCACGATCGTGCGCCTGCACCGCCATCTGCGCACGGTCTTGGCGCTGATGCGGCGAGCCGCAGCCTCCGACGAAGACGAGATGCCCTTCGGTTTCGACGATATTGCCGGACGACTGACGAGCCGGTTGGAGACCGTCGACCACGACGTCTATGCGCTGCAGGACCGGGCAAGGCTGCTGCACGAAGAAATAGACTCCAAGCTCTCCTCGGAGACGAACCGCCACCTTTACATCCTGTCGATCATGACGGCCTTCCTGCTGCCGCCGACGCTGGTGACCGGCTTCTTCGGCATGAATACGGCAAACCTGCCCTTCGCAGTCGGAGACTATGGTACGGAATATGCCGTGGGGCTCATCGTCGCCTCCATCGTGTTCGCATGGTGGCTCTTGAAGCGGGTGCGTATCCTCTAA